Proteins encoded together in one Candidatus Hydrogenedens sp. window:
- a CDS encoding HPr family phosphocarrier protein — protein sequence MNNNRTEKIIKVVNSLGVHARPAAMIVRAMQKYDAHIYLVYNGNRRNAKSVLQILSLGAPKDAEIIAIAEGKDAQPALKELEEIFESGFGEE from the coding sequence ACAGAGAAAATAATTAAAGTCGTTAATTCTTTAGGTGTTCATGCACGCCCTGCGGCTATGATTGTGCGTGCTATGCAGAAATATGATGCCCATATTTATCTTGTTTATAATGGAAATCGTCGAAACGCCAAAAGTGTCCTGCAAATATTAAGTTTAGGCGCCCCAAAAGATGCAGAAATTATAGCCATTGCAGAAGGGAAAGATGCACAGCCCGCCTTAAAAGAATTGGAAGAGATATTTGAAAGTGGGTTCGGAGAAGAATAA